The following coding sequences lie in one Euhalothece natronophila Z-M001 genomic window:
- a CDS encoding fumarate reductase/succinate dehydrogenase flavoprotein subunit translates to MKFQSNIPLGTLAEKWDNHKSQLKLVSPNNRRKYHILVVGTGLAGASAAASLGEMGYQVSCFCYQDSPRRAHSIAAQGGLNAAKNYQNDGDSIYRLFYDTIKGGDYRSREANVYRLAQVSVNIIDQMVAQGVPFAREYGGLLANRSFGGTQVSRTFYARGQTGQQLLLGAYQQLSRQIGNGQVKMYSRHEMLELVLVEGEAKGIITRNLVTGEMNRWAGDCVILCTGGYSNAYFLSTNAQGCNVTATYRAYRKGAGFANPCYTQIHPTCIPVHGKQQSKLTLMSESLRNDGRIWVPKDPEMAQKLRDRAISPHNIPEEARDYYLERKYPSFGNLAPRDISSRAAKEVCDQGRGVGTTGYGVFLDFHDAIERIGEKPISERYGNLFAMYEQITGDNPKQTPMMIYPAVHYTMGGLWVDYNLQSNIPGLFVAGEANFSDHGANRLGASALMQGLADGYFILPYTVGHYLASQGLSNAGKVTTDLPEFSQAETEAKDRIKRLLKNKHHGKASPRYFHQRIGEILWNECGLVRSQEGLKKALSEIVALKEEFWQTVKIVGGEDFNQELERAGRIADFIEFGELMCRDALHREESCGSHFRVEHQYTEEDKEVKNGFLSAGEAKRNDQDFAFVSIWEFAGDEQPPILHKEPLIYEEVNFSTRSYQ, encoded by the coding sequence ATGAAATTCCAGTCCAACATTCCCCTCGGCACCTTAGCCGAAAAATGGGACAACCATAAATCGCAATTAAAGTTAGTTAGCCCGAATAATCGACGAAAATATCACATTCTTGTTGTCGGAACTGGATTAGCTGGCGCATCAGCAGCCGCTTCTCTGGGAGAAATGGGATATCAGGTGAGTTGCTTTTGTTATCAAGATAGCCCTCGTCGCGCCCACTCCATCGCCGCCCAAGGGGGATTAAATGCCGCAAAAAACTATCAAAATGATGGGGACTCCATATATCGCCTTTTTTACGACACGATTAAAGGAGGAGACTATCGTTCTCGGGAAGCTAATGTTTATCGCCTCGCCCAAGTTAGCGTTAATATCATTGACCAAATGGTAGCCCAAGGCGTTCCTTTTGCCCGAGAATATGGGGGCTTATTAGCCAATCGTTCCTTTGGGGGAACACAAGTTAGTCGTACTTTCTACGCCCGTGGACAAACTGGGCAACAACTGCTTTTAGGCGCATACCAGCAATTAAGTCGGCAAATTGGCAATGGGCAAGTCAAAATGTACAGCCGTCACGAAATGTTGGAATTAGTGCTGGTAGAGGGAGAAGCCAAAGGGATTATAACCCGTAATCTGGTAACGGGGGAAATGAATCGTTGGGCAGGGGATTGTGTCATTCTTTGTACAGGGGGATATAGTAATGCTTATTTTCTTTCCACCAATGCTCAAGGCTGTAATGTAACAGCTACCTATCGCGCTTACCGTAAAGGGGCAGGATTTGCGAATCCTTGTTACACCCAGATTCATCCGACTTGTATTCCTGTTCATGGGAAACAACAGTCCAAGCTAACTTTAATGTCAGAGTCACTGCGTAATGATGGACGGATTTGGGTGCCAAAAGACCCTGAAATGGCTCAAAAGTTGCGCGATCGCGCTATTTCTCCCCACAACATACCAGAAGAGGCGAGAGACTATTATTTAGAGCGTAAATACCCCAGTTTTGGTAATCTTGCCCCTAGAGATATTTCTTCTCGGGCAGCGAAAGAAGTTTGTGATCAAGGGCGAGGGGTGGGAACCACCGGTTATGGCGTATTCCTAGACTTTCATGATGCTATCGAGCGTATCGGTGAGAAGCCCATTTCTGAACGCTATGGCAACTTATTTGCCATGTATGAGCAAATTACAGGGGATAACCCCAAACAAACCCCAATGATGATTTATCCTGCTGTTCATTACACCATGGGGGGGCTTTGGGTGGATTATAATCTGCAAAGTAATATTCCAGGGCTTTTTGTTGCTGGAGAAGCCAATTTTTCGGATCATGGGGCAAATCGTCTGGGCGCGTCGGCGTTGATGCAGGGATTAGCCGATGGTTATTTTATTTTGCCCTACACAGTGGGTCATTATTTAGCCAGTCAAGGGCTTTCTAATGCAGGAAAAGTCACAACTGATCTCCCTGAGTTTTCTCAAGCGGAAACTGAGGCAAAAGATAGGATTAAACGGCTTTTAAAGAACAAGCATCATGGGAAAGCCAGTCCCCGTTATTTTCATCAGCGCATTGGTGAGATTCTTTGGAATGAATGCGGTTTAGTAAGGAGTCAAGAAGGCTTGAAAAAAGCGTTAAGTGAGATTGTTGCCCTTAAAGAAGAATTTTGGCAAACCGTTAAAATCGTAGGAGGGGAGGACTTTAATCAAGAGTTAGAAAGAGCAGGGCGAATTGCTGATTTTATTGAGTTTGGGGAGTTAATGTGTCGCGATGCGTTACACCGTGAGGAGTCTTGTGGCAGTCATTTTCGAGTAGAACATCAATATACAGAAGAAGATAAGGAAGTAAAAAATGGGTTCTTATCCGCAGGGGAAGCGAAACGAAATGATCAAGATTTTGCTTTTGTTTCCATTTGGGAATTTGCAGGAGATGAACAACCACCCATTCTCCATAAAGAGCCGCTAATTTATGAGGAAGTGAACTTTTCCACGCGATCTTATCAGTAA